In Actinoplanes sp. NBC_00393, a single genomic region encodes these proteins:
- the cmk gene encoding (d)CMP kinase — protein MALQERPEKCVVAVDGPSGSGKSTVSRRLAAAVDGVYLDTGAMYRAVTWAVLQGGADLTDPEAIAKIALETELSIGTDPAAPHFAANGTNVDAPIRGPEVTSAVSAVAAVPAVRKQLVTLQQAIIASHPRIIVEGRDIASVVAPDADLKVYLTASAAARAARRSAEDATDVAATEADLARRDKLDSSRAVDPLRQASDALEVDTTGMGIDEVVAHLLELLNSKVSK, from the coding sequence GTGGCTCTTCAGGAACGGCCGGAGAAGTGCGTGGTGGCCGTCGACGGGCCGTCGGGCTCGGGCAAGTCCACCGTTTCCCGGCGGCTCGCCGCGGCCGTCGACGGGGTGTATCTCGACACCGGCGCCATGTACCGGGCGGTGACCTGGGCAGTTCTGCAGGGCGGCGCCGACCTGACGGACCCGGAGGCGATCGCCAAGATCGCGCTGGAGACCGAGCTGTCGATCGGTACGGATCCCGCCGCGCCACACTTCGCCGCGAACGGCACCAACGTCGACGCCCCGATTCGCGGCCCCGAGGTCACTTCCGCGGTGTCCGCGGTCGCCGCTGTCCCCGCGGTCCGCAAGCAGCTGGTGACGCTGCAGCAGGCGATCATCGCCTCGCACCCACGGATCATCGTCGAGGGCCGCGACATCGCTTCGGTCGTCGCACCCGACGCCGACCTCAAGGTCTACCTGACCGCGTCCGCCGCTGCCCGCGCCGCTCGGCGCAGCGCCGAGGACGCCACCGACGTCGCCGCAACCGAGGCCGACCTGGCCCGTCGCGACAAGCTCGACTCCAGCCGGGCGGTCGACCCGCTCCGGCAGGCCTCCGACGCCCTCGAGGTGGACACCACCGGCATGGGCATCGACGAGGTTGTCGCCCACCTTCTTGAACTGCTCAACAGCAAGGTAAGTAAGTGA
- a CDS encoding enoyl-CoA hydratase-related protein has translation MPQLDRHDDVYVLNLGDTENRLHPDQIAALNTLLDEIEKGPTPAALVTTATGKHYSLGLDLDWLGEHPDQRVAYAKSVHELLARVLTLPMVTVAALQGHTFAGGAMLSLAHDLRVMRADRGFWCLPEADIGLPFTPGMSALIQARLTPQAAHEAMITARRYGAEEATDLGIIDRAVSEDAVLSTAISLAQAQASKAGHALRMIKTRMYPSVLDALALSTI, from the coding sequence ATGCCGCAGCTCGACCGCCACGACGACGTCTACGTGCTCAACCTCGGTGACACCGAGAACCGACTCCACCCCGACCAGATCGCCGCCCTCAACACCCTGCTCGACGAGATCGAGAAGGGCCCCACCCCGGCCGCGCTGGTCACCACCGCCACCGGCAAGCACTACAGCCTCGGCCTCGACCTCGACTGGCTCGGTGAACACCCCGATCAGCGCGTCGCGTACGCCAAGTCTGTTCATGAATTGCTCGCCCGCGTGCTCACCCTGCCCATGGTGACCGTCGCCGCCCTGCAAGGGCACACCTTCGCCGGCGGCGCCATGCTGTCGCTCGCCCACGACCTGCGCGTGATGCGCGCCGATCGCGGTTTCTGGTGCCTGCCGGAAGCGGACATCGGCCTGCCCTTCACTCCCGGCATGAGCGCGCTGATCCAGGCCCGCCTCACTCCACAGGCCGCGCACGAGGCCATGATCACTGCCCGCCGCTACGGCGCCGAGGAGGCCACCGACCTGGGCATCATCGACCGGGCCGTCTCGGAAGACGCCGTGCTGAGCACGGCGATCTCCCTGGCTCAGGCCCAGGCGAGCAAGGCCGGTCACGCTCTGCGAATGATCAAAACCCGCATGTACCCCAGCGTCCTGGATGCCCTCGCCCTTTCCACCATCTGA
- a CDS encoding TM2 domain-containing protein: protein MSLGRSLPSAVPVGLPEWEKYRLLRAESEYASVRKDARVAYAMWCFVGLIGGHRFYLGDTGRSIAMLFTLGGCGLWTLLDVFFVGRRVRAVNRDRRAAIMARYGIVDQTP, encoded by the coding sequence ATGAGCTTGGGGCGATCACTGCCGTCTGCGGTGCCGGTGGGGCTGCCCGAGTGGGAGAAGTACCGGCTTCTGCGGGCCGAGTCCGAGTACGCGTCGGTGCGGAAGGACGCGCGGGTCGCGTACGCAATGTGGTGTTTTGTGGGGTTGATCGGTGGTCACCGCTTCTACCTGGGTGACACCGGGCGCTCGATCGCGATGCTTTTCACGCTCGGCGGATGCGGGCTGTGGACTCTGCTGGACGTCTTCTTCGTCGGGCGCCGGGTTCGGGCTGTCAACCGTGACCGTCGCGCCGCGATCATGGCCCGCTACGGCATCGTCGATCAGACGCCCTGA
- a CDS encoding MarR family winged helix-turn-helix transcriptional regulator codes for MTDTRPAVEPRWLTDGEQQTWVNVAQLLMLLPAALDRQLREETGIPHAYYQILAMLSHEPGHSMRMTDLARVVGSTTSRLSHAVASLEQRGWVTRQACRSDKRGQIACLTDAGMAALEAAAPGHVAEVRRLIFDHLTADDVACLGAITAKLLPTLNQGT; via the coding sequence GTGACCGACACCCGACCCGCTGTCGAACCCCGCTGGCTCACCGACGGGGAGCAGCAGACCTGGGTCAACGTCGCCCAGCTGCTCATGCTGCTGCCCGCCGCCCTGGACCGGCAGCTGCGGGAGGAGACCGGAATCCCGCACGCCTACTACCAGATCCTGGCCATGCTCAGCCACGAGCCGGGCCACTCGATGCGGATGACCGACCTGGCCCGGGTGGTCGGCAGCACCACCAGCCGCCTGTCCCACGCGGTAGCCAGCCTCGAACAACGCGGCTGGGTCACCCGGCAGGCCTGCCGCAGCGACAAACGCGGCCAGATCGCCTGCCTGACCGACGCCGGCATGGCCGCCTTGGAGGCCGCCGCCCCAGGCCACGTAGCCGAAGTCCGCCGCCTGATCTTCGACCACCTGACGGCCGACGACGTAGCTTGCCTCGGCGCCATCACCGCCAAGCTGCTACCCACCCTGAACCAGGGCACCTGA
- a CDS encoding deaminase gives MTAVVSVTADTDRHWMHAAITVSRTAPLVAARYAVGAVIVDHDGTVLATGYTGEIDPTHHAEEVALAKLPGADLSRATIYTTLEPCTTRRSRPASCTNLVLAAGINRVVLALREPLLFADCDGVETLRGHGIDVLELPDLAHHVREANAHVLAPAVAP, from the coding sequence ATGACCGCTGTTGTTTCGGTGACCGCCGACACCGACCGGCACTGGATGCACGCTGCGATCACCGTCTCCCGCACCGCGCCGCTCGTGGCCGCCCGCTACGCCGTCGGCGCCGTGATCGTCGACCACGACGGCACCGTGCTGGCCACCGGCTACACCGGCGAGATCGACCCCACTCACCACGCCGAAGAGGTGGCCCTCGCCAAACTTCCCGGCGCCGACCTCTCCCGCGCGACCATCTACACCACGCTGGAGCCGTGCACGACCCGCCGCTCCCGGCCGGCGTCCTGCACCAACCTGGTCCTGGCCGCCGGTATCAACCGGGTGGTCCTGGCCCTGCGCGAACCCCTGCTGTTCGCCGACTGCGACGGCGTCGAGACCCTGCGCGGCCACGGCATCGACGTCCTCGAACTCCCCGACCTGGCCCACCACGTCCGCGAGGCCAACGCCCACGTGCTCGCCCCAGCGGTCGCGCCCTGA
- a CDS encoding GTP cyclohydrolase II codes for MTIALGTPLARVRTRVVVPLRFPDGYTTSAEVHTFTGLADGREHLALALGDWRAALAGSALGGPAPLVRPHSECLTGDVFGSERCDCGPQLREAVERITQTGGFLLYLRQEGRGIGLYAKLDAYALQDTGLDTYQANLALGHGEDERDYTPAAQMLAALGADRIRLLSNNPDKAAQLETLGIAVTEQIRTGVHLSDANARYLAAKRDHTAHTLDLPLAG; via the coding sequence ATGACGATCGCGCTGGGAACACCGCTGGCCAGGGTGCGCACCCGGGTCGTCGTCCCGCTGCGGTTCCCCGACGGGTACACGACCAGCGCCGAAGTGCACACCTTCACCGGTCTCGCTGACGGCCGCGAACACCTCGCCCTCGCCCTCGGCGACTGGCGCGCCGCCCTGGCCGGCTCCGCGCTGGGTGGTCCCGCCCCGCTGGTCCGCCCGCACAGCGAGTGCCTCACCGGCGACGTCTTCGGCAGCGAGCGCTGCGACTGCGGCCCGCAGCTGCGCGAGGCCGTCGAGCGCATCACCCAGACCGGCGGCTTCCTGCTCTACCTGCGCCAGGAGGGCCGCGGCATCGGCCTGTACGCCAAGCTCGACGCCTACGCGCTGCAGGACACCGGCCTCGACACCTACCAGGCCAACCTGGCCCTCGGTCACGGCGAGGACGAGCGGGACTACACGCCCGCCGCGCAGATGCTGGCCGCGCTGGGCGCCGACCGGATCCGCCTGCTCAGCAACAACCCGGACAAGGCCGCCCAGCTGGAGACGCTCGGCATCGCGGTGACCGAGCAGATCCGCACCGGCGTGCACCTGTCCGACGCGAACGCTCGCTACCTGGCCGCGAAGCGCGACCACACCGCCCACACCCTCGACCTCCCCTTGGCCGGCTGA
- a CDS encoding MFS transporter, with protein MRSRLGSAPAVLSLIALTLSTFTYVTAETLPIGLLPLIADDLGSTVSAVGLLVTVYGLVVVVASVPLTKVTQRIPRKLLICALLAVFAVSNALCAFLDGYGPLMAARVVTALSQAIFWAVITPAAAALFRAQVRPRALSILYAGSSLGALAGVPVGTWLGQQTSWQIAFLALSGLSLLILITLVVLMPSAPPGERETARGSAPDVGRYWAIVVYTALAVGGSFTMFTYVSPFLTDVAGFGESGVSPMLFVRGLAGLVGVFVAGWVVGRNGWLTMVGFIGVQFVALSCQWAFGTSQVGAAITLGLSGFALAGMAAGIGVRALETAPTSSDMASAGTSTAFNVGITAGAFLGSVLIPEPGVRSTALAGAGLTLAALVVVLLEPVVSSRRRAAAGTGAGLEPATSSRVRSQPEP; from the coding sequence ATGAGATCCCGGCTCGGCAGCGCCCCCGCGGTGCTGTCGCTCATCGCGCTCACGCTGTCCACCTTCACCTACGTGACCGCCGAGACTCTGCCGATCGGCCTGCTGCCATTGATCGCCGACGATCTCGGCAGCACCGTCTCCGCCGTCGGGCTACTGGTCACGGTCTACGGCCTGGTCGTGGTCGTCGCTTCCGTGCCGCTCACCAAAGTCACCCAGCGCATCCCGCGCAAGCTGCTGATCTGCGCCTTGCTCGCGGTCTTCGCCGTCTCGAACGCGCTGTGCGCGTTCCTCGACGGCTATGGGCCGCTGATGGCGGCCAGGGTGGTCACCGCACTCAGCCAGGCGATCTTCTGGGCGGTCATCACCCCGGCCGCGGCGGCCCTGTTCCGCGCGCAGGTGCGCCCGCGGGCACTGTCGATTCTGTACGCCGGAAGCTCCCTCGGCGCTCTCGCCGGCGTCCCGGTCGGCACCTGGCTCGGTCAGCAGACCAGCTGGCAGATCGCCTTTCTCGCGCTCAGCGGCCTGAGCCTGCTCATCCTGATCACCCTGGTCGTGCTGATGCCCAGCGCGCCGCCGGGGGAGCGGGAGACCGCGCGCGGCAGTGCTCCGGACGTCGGGCGTTACTGGGCGATCGTCGTCTACACCGCGCTGGCGGTCGGCGGGTCGTTCACGATGTTCACCTACGTCAGCCCGTTCCTCACCGACGTCGCCGGGTTCGGCGAGTCCGGGGTCAGCCCGATGTTGTTCGTGCGCGGGCTCGCCGGGCTGGTCGGCGTGTTCGTCGCCGGGTGGGTGGTCGGCCGCAACGGCTGGCTGACCATGGTCGGTTTCATCGGCGTCCAGTTCGTCGCGTTGAGCTGCCAGTGGGCGTTCGGCACGTCGCAGGTCGGGGCCGCGATCACGCTGGGGCTGTCCGGGTTCGCGCTGGCCGGGATGGCCGCCGGGATCGGGGTGCGGGCTTTGGAGACCGCGCCGACCAGCTCCGACATGGCCTCGGCCGGTACGTCGACCGCGTTCAACGTCGGCATCACCGCCGGCGCGTTCCTCGGCAGCGTGCTGATCCCCGAGCCGGGGGTGCGCAGCACCGCGCTGGCCGGCGCCGGGCTGACGCTCGCCGCGCTGGTCGTGGTCCTGCTGGAGCCGGTGGTGTCGAGCCGGCGCCGGGCGGCTGCGGGCACCGGCGCCGGTCTCGAACCGGCTACTTCGTCGCGAGTCCGTTCGCAGCCGGAGCCTTGA
- a CDS encoding DUF6518 family protein, with translation MQPDLQPAVLRPAASRPTLLMALAVLPAGFLLGFLDFVWIKYVPSPLGDLGNSSAVWAVAAFAFGYWIRTGRLRAAAAASAMLVIAVPSYYIAAALIQNDDWAVIRQPSSIIWMAFGVIAGTVFGIGGTWAHDHDWRRIAGPALPGAVLFAEALLHATRIGDPNYGNTPIADVLINTALGVLIIVLIARQRLLALAAAVPLALAGFAAFLLTGFR, from the coding sequence ATGCAACCTGATCTCCAGCCGGCTGTTCTCCGGCCGGCCGCATCTCGGCCGACGCTGCTGATGGCGCTTGCCGTCCTGCCGGCCGGCTTCCTGCTCGGCTTCCTCGACTTCGTGTGGATCAAATACGTGCCGTCGCCGCTCGGCGACCTCGGCAACTCCTCAGCCGTGTGGGCGGTCGCCGCGTTCGCCTTCGGCTACTGGATCCGCACCGGCCGTCTGCGCGCCGCAGCAGCCGCCTCCGCCATGCTCGTCATCGCCGTGCCCAGCTACTACATCGCCGCCGCCCTCATCCAGAACGACGACTGGGCCGTCATCAGGCAACCCAGCTCGATCATCTGGATGGCGTTCGGCGTCATCGCCGGCACCGTCTTCGGCATCGGCGGCACCTGGGCCCACGACCACGACTGGCGCCGCATCGCCGGCCCCGCCCTGCCCGGCGCCGTCCTGTTCGCCGAGGCCCTGCTGCACGCCACCCGCATCGGCGACCCGAATTACGGCAACACCCCGATCGCCGACGTGCTGATCAACACCGCGCTCGGCGTACTGATCATTGTTTTGATCGCCCGCCAGCGCCTGCTGGCCCTGGCCGCTGCCGTGCCGTTAGCCTTGGCGGGCTTCGCCGCCTTCCTCCTTACCGGTTTCCGATAA
- a CDS encoding CGNR zinc finger domain-containing protein: MRASATGRVLTDPRGGSFRFDAGAVCLDFAHTGGEGPFAVFESLHQPADLAAWLAVLPPGVSPTTPVTTAELIAAKILRQAIWVAAHARADHLPLPADAVAVINAAAAEAPLVPELAADGATVGWAAPVTATQAMSTFAREMIELLTGPLADRIRECASDNCPLVFVDSSRPNARRWCAMERCGNRHKLRAHRARKATDA, encoded by the coding sequence ATGCGAGCGAGCGCAACCGGACGAGTGCTGACCGATCCCCGCGGCGGTTCATTCCGCTTCGACGCCGGGGCCGTCTGCCTCGACTTCGCCCACACCGGCGGCGAGGGGCCGTTCGCGGTCTTCGAGTCGCTGCACCAGCCCGCCGACCTGGCCGCCTGGCTCGCTGTCTTGCCACCCGGCGTGTCACCCACCACGCCGGTCACCACCGCCGAGCTCATCGCCGCAAAGATCCTGCGCCAGGCGATCTGGGTGGCCGCCCACGCCCGCGCCGACCACCTCCCGCTGCCGGCCGATGCCGTCGCCGTCATCAACGCCGCCGCCGCCGAAGCCCCGCTGGTCCCTGAGCTCGCCGCCGACGGCGCCACCGTCGGCTGGGCCGCCCCGGTCACCGCCACCCAGGCCATGTCGACCTTCGCCCGCGAGATGATCGAGTTGCTCACCGGACCACTCGCCGACCGCATCCGCGAGTGCGCCAGCGACAACTGCCCGCTCGTCTTCGTCGACTCGTCGCGCCCCAACGCCCGCCGCTGGTGCGCTATGGAACGCTGCGGCAACCGCCACAAACTGCGCGCCCATCGCGCCCGAAAAGCCACCGACGCGTGA
- a CDS encoding RidA family protein → MSVRHINPEGLHRSPAFSQAVVVEQPAKTIYIGGQNGVDADGKVVGPTMGEQARQVFRNIRTILESEGATLANVVHWRIAALEGQTFDDGVAAFQEVWDRNDPPPAITVHFVSGLNPGCLVEIDAVAVI, encoded by the coding sequence ATGAGCGTTCGGCACATCAACCCGGAGGGACTGCACCGGAGCCCGGCCTTCAGCCAGGCCGTGGTGGTCGAGCAGCCGGCCAAGACGATCTACATCGGCGGGCAGAACGGGGTCGACGCCGACGGCAAGGTCGTCGGGCCGACCATGGGCGAGCAGGCCCGACAGGTGTTCCGCAACATCAGGACGATCCTGGAGAGCGAGGGGGCGACACTGGCGAACGTCGTGCACTGGCGGATCGCCGCTCTTGAGGGGCAGACGTTCGACGACGGGGTGGCCGCGTTCCAGGAGGTGTGGGATCGCAACGATCCGCCGCCCGCGATCACAGTGCATTTCGTGTCGGGGCTGAACCCGGGATGCCTGGTGGAGATCGATGCGGTGGCGGTGATCTGA
- a CDS encoding HIT family protein produces MAWAGDWAARMAGDDCRWCAHGRPDEIDFGLRIFTGQVTDAYFARRAFVRGYAVVVWRGRHVVEPMDLTVGEADQYHREVIFVARAIRDCFRPAKMNYLTMGNWEPHLHTHVTARYADDVGDGGPLPATTPPLLDETRWRADAAAVRALL; encoded by the coding sequence GTGGCATGGGCGGGGGACTGGGCAGCCCGGATGGCGGGTGACGACTGCCGGTGGTGCGCCCACGGGCGGCCCGACGAGATCGACTTCGGCTTGCGCATCTTCACCGGCCAGGTCACCGACGCGTATTTCGCCCGCCGCGCCTTCGTGCGCGGCTACGCGGTCGTCGTCTGGCGCGGCCGGCACGTCGTCGAGCCGATGGACCTCACCGTCGGTGAGGCCGACCAGTATCACCGCGAGGTCATCTTTGTCGCCCGCGCCATCCGCGACTGCTTCCGGCCGGCCAAGATGAACTACTTGACCATGGGCAACTGGGAACCGCACCTGCACACCCACGTCACCGCCCGTTACGCCGACGACGTCGGCGACGGCGGCCCGCTGCCGGCCACCACGCCACCTCTGCTCGACGAGACGAGGTGGCGCGCCGACGCAGCCGCCGTCCGCGCCCTCCTGTGA
- a CDS encoding DMT family transporter: MPAIAAATVTVILWASAFVGIRAAAPHFHPGSLALGRLLAGALTLLIFLAIRRQGLPPRAAWPGIAVSGVLWFGVYMVALNWGEQLVDAGTAAMIVNVGPAVMALLASWLLKEGFPPRLLAGIAVSFAGAVVVGLSMSDGGRASILGVLLCLVAAVTYAAGVVAQKPALRHATALQATTFGCLIGAICCLPFAGQLIEDVSEAPIGITLNVIYLGVFPTAIAFTTWAYALARTTAGKMGSTTYAVPVVVILLSWMLLGEVPGWLTLAGGALCLAGVAVSRSRPRERVPALQ; the protein is encoded by the coding sequence ATGCCCGCGATAGCCGCCGCCACCGTCACCGTGATCCTCTGGGCTTCGGCCTTCGTCGGCATCCGGGCCGCCGCACCGCACTTCCACCCGGGATCCCTCGCGCTGGGCCGGCTGCTCGCCGGCGCCCTCACCCTGCTGATCTTCCTGGCCATCCGCCGCCAGGGCCTGCCGCCGCGCGCCGCCTGGCCGGGCATCGCGGTCTCCGGGGTGCTCTGGTTCGGCGTCTACATGGTCGCGCTGAACTGGGGTGAGCAACTCGTCGACGCCGGCACCGCGGCGATGATCGTCAACGTCGGCCCGGCCGTGATGGCCCTGCTGGCCAGCTGGCTGCTCAAGGAGGGCTTCCCACCACGGCTGCTCGCCGGGATCGCCGTCTCGTTCGCCGGTGCCGTAGTCGTCGGGCTGTCGATGTCCGACGGCGGGCGCGCGTCGATCCTGGGCGTGCTGCTCTGCCTGGTCGCCGCGGTCACCTACGCCGCCGGGGTAGTCGCCCAGAAACCGGCGCTGCGGCACGCCACCGCGCTGCAGGCCACCACGTTCGGCTGCCTGATCGGCGCGATCTGCTGCCTGCCGTTCGCCGGCCAGCTGATCGAGGACGTGTCCGAGGCGCCAATCGGTATCACCCTCAACGTCATCTACCTGGGCGTCTTCCCGACCGCGATCGCATTCACCACCTGGGCGTACGCGTTGGCGCGCACCACCGCCGGCAAGATGGGGTCGACCACGTACGCCGTACCCGTGGTGGTGATCCTCCTCTCCTGGATGCTGCTGGGTGAGGTGCCCGGCTGGCTGACCCTCGCCGGAGGCGCGCTCTGCCTGGCCGGCGTGGCGGTGTCACGCAGCCGCCCCCGCGAGCGCGTGCCCGCCCTGCAGTAA
- a CDS encoding sensor histidine kinase — protein sequence MTTTDPVAGRGSSVPARWRITGWILLATTIALVAVIVTVRSSLLADGERRANAELEQEAEEFSAFLAEGVDPTTAQPFASPDRVLEVYLARQHPDDDEALIGLAGTDVLEADRRGSGSTRAPYDIAADAGLLAEVSDPDDRYGSVDTPAGPMRWGRVDIGAAPVRGSLVIAIFTEQRREATDDVVRLMTLVSLGGLALALIIGWIAAGRILAPVRALHRVAADIGERDLTARVPVHGRDDIAAVANTFNAMLDRLEEAYGLQRRFVDDAAHELRTPITVIRGHLELLGDDPADRQHTLRLVDDELGRMSRIVSDLLVLARAERPDFVKARPTEVTDLMLDIEAKSQALAERTWLLGDIAEGTATIDGQRVTQAVLQLAANAAQHTADGDEIRMGSRFDGTGADRRLLIWVSDSGPGVQPEEAEVIFERFHHGSAARHGPRAGAGLGLAIVRTIADAHGGRAWVRSTPGEGATFGLDLPAPDRFERNAG from the coding sequence ATGACGACGACTGACCCGGTCGCCGGGCGCGGCTCCTCGGTGCCGGCCCGGTGGCGGATCACCGGGTGGATCCTGCTGGCCACCACGATTGCGCTGGTCGCGGTGATCGTCACCGTGCGCAGCTCGCTGCTGGCCGACGGGGAACGCCGCGCGAACGCCGAGCTGGAGCAGGAGGCCGAGGAGTTCTCCGCGTTCCTCGCCGAAGGGGTCGATCCGACGACTGCGCAGCCGTTCGCCTCGCCGGACCGGGTTCTGGAGGTGTATCTGGCCCGCCAGCATCCGGACGATGACGAGGCCCTGATCGGGCTGGCCGGCACCGACGTGCTGGAGGCCGACCGGCGGGGCAGCGGCAGCACGCGGGCGCCGTACGACATCGCCGCGGACGCCGGGCTGCTGGCCGAGGTCAGCGACCCGGATGACCGGTACGGCTCGGTGGACACCCCGGCCGGGCCGATGCGCTGGGGACGCGTCGACATCGGCGCCGCCCCGGTCCGCGGGTCGCTGGTCATCGCCATCTTCACCGAGCAGCGGCGCGAGGCCACCGACGACGTCGTGCGGCTGATGACCCTGGTCTCGCTCGGCGGCTTGGCCCTCGCGCTGATCATCGGGTGGATCGCGGCCGGCCGGATCCTCGCCCCGGTCCGCGCCCTGCACCGGGTCGCCGCCGACATCGGGGAACGCGACCTCACCGCCCGGGTGCCGGTGCACGGCCGGGACGACATCGCCGCGGTCGCGAACACGTTCAACGCCATGCTCGACCGGCTGGAGGAGGCGTACGGGCTGCAGCGCCGCTTCGTCGACGACGCCGCCCACGAACTGCGCACCCCGATCACCGTCATCCGCGGCCACCTGGAACTGCTCGGCGACGACCCCGCCGACCGGCAGCACACCCTGCGCCTGGTCGACGACGAACTCGGCCGGATGAGCCGCATCGTCTCCGACCTGCTCGTGCTGGCCCGCGCCGAACGCCCCGACTTCGTCAAGGCCCGCCCGACCGAGGTGACCGACCTGATGCTCGACATCGAAGCCAAGTCCCAGGCCCTGGCCGAACGCACCTGGCTGCTCGGCGACATCGCCGAAGGCACCGCGACGATCGACGGGCAGCGCGTCACCCAGGCCGTCCTGCAGCTCGCCGCGAACGCCGCCCAGCACACCGCCGACGGCGACGAGATCCGGATGGGTTCGCGCTTCGACGGCACCGGCGCCGACCGGCGGCTGCTGATCTGGGTGTCCGACAGCGGACCCGGGGTGCAACCCGAGGAGGCCGAAGTGATCTTCGAGCGGTTCCATCACGGGTCCGCCGCCCGGCACGGCCCCCGCGCCGGCGCCGGACTGGGTCTGGCGATCGTGCGGACCATCGCCGACGCGCACGGCGGCCGGGCCTGGGTGCGCAGCACTCCGGGTGAGGGCGCCACGTTCGGTCTGGACCTGCCCGCGCCCGACCGGTTCGAAAGGAATGCCGGATGA
- a CDS encoding response regulator transcription factor, translated as MSRILIAEDDVNIASFIQKGLHSAGFVTTHVADGGTALLLARGGGFDLVILDIGLPVMDGFAVLRQLRTEGLRLPVIVLTARDAVEDTVAGLEGGANDYVSKPFRFAELLARIRVRLQEAVPADAGLHLEHGDLLLDLRTRRAQCGERVVDLTAREFGLLEMFLRHPDQVLTREQILKHVWGYDFNPASNVVDVYVRTLRKKVGDSRIETVYGMGYRLR; from the coding sequence ATGAGCCGCATCCTGATCGCCGAGGACGACGTCAACATCGCCTCGTTCATTCAGAAAGGGCTGCACTCGGCCGGGTTCGTGACCACGCATGTCGCTGATGGGGGCACGGCGCTGCTGCTGGCCCGCGGCGGTGGCTTCGACCTGGTGATCCTCGACATCGGGTTGCCGGTGATGGACGGGTTCGCGGTGCTGCGGCAGCTGCGCACCGAAGGGCTGCGGCTGCCGGTGATCGTGCTGACCGCCCGGGACGCGGTGGAGGACACCGTGGCGGGGCTGGAAGGCGGGGCGAACGACTACGTGTCCAAGCCGTTCCGGTTCGCGGAGCTGCTCGCCCGGATCCGGGTTCGGCTGCAGGAGGCGGTGCCGGCCGATGCCGGTCTCCATCTGGAGCACGGGGATCTGCTGCTGGATCTGCGGACCCGGCGGGCGCAGTGCGGGGAACGGGTCGTGGATCTGACGGCGCGGGAGTTCGGGCTGCTGGAGATGTTTCTGCGGCATCCGGATCAGGTGCTCACCCGGGAGCAGATCCTCAAGCACGTGTGGGGTTACGACTTCAACCCCGCCTCCAATGTGGTCGACGTGTACGTGCGCACGCTACGCAAGAAGGTCGGGGACTCGCGGATCGAAACCGTCTACGGGATGGGCTATCGGCTGCGATGA